A single region of the Manihot esculenta cultivar AM560-2 chromosome 12, M.esculenta_v8, whole genome shotgun sequence genome encodes:
- the LOC122721224 gene encoding uncharacterized protein LOC122721224 isoform X2, which produces MLFRDVGLWLEEINLGSYRQIFKENGVNGEYLEGMSMFTTEQILRFIRRCHMKWGDFITLCKELRRIKVACLKGEQKVRRPWWAPSCLSIVFVKVAKRNRQSRVVSLKLEP; this is translated from the exons GATGTTGGTTTGTGGTTGGAAGAGATAAATCTGGGTAGCTACCGCCAGATTTTCAAGGAAAATGGTGTCAATGGAGAATATCTGGAGGGTATGTCCATGTTCACAACTGAACAGATTCTACGGTTTATAAGGCGATGTCACATGAAATGGGGAGACTTCATTACACTGTGTAAGGAGCTCAGACGAATAAAAG TGGCTTGCCTAAAAGGAGAGCAAAAAGTGCGCAGGCCATGGTGGGCTCCGTCCTGCCTCTCTATAGTCTTTGTTAAGGTGGCAAAACGCAACAGACAGTCGAGAGTTGTTTCCTTGAAGCTGGAACCCTGA
- the LOC122721224 gene encoding uncharacterized protein LOC122721224 isoform X1, with translation MVQVVLWDSVDVGLWLEEINLGSYRQIFKENGVNGEYLEGMSMFTTEQILRFIRRCHMKWGDFITLCKELRRIKVACLKGEQKVRRPWWAPSCLSIVFVKVAKRNRQSRVVSLKLEP, from the exons GATGTTGGTTTGTGGTTGGAAGAGATAAATCTGGGTAGCTACCGCCAGATTTTCAAGGAAAATGGTGTCAATGGAGAATATCTGGAGGGTATGTCCATGTTCACAACTGAACAGATTCTACGGTTTATAAGGCGATGTCACATGAAATGGGGAGACTTCATTACACTGTGTAAGGAGCTCAGACGAATAAAAG TGGCTTGCCTAAAAGGAGAGCAAAAAGTGCGCAGGCCATGGTGGGCTCCGTCCTGCCTCTCTATAGTCTTTGTTAAGGTGGCAAAACGCAACAGACAGTCGAGAGTTGTTTCCTTGAAGCTGGAACCCTGA
- the LOC122721224 gene encoding uncharacterized protein LOC122721224 isoform X3, whose product MVQVVLWDSVDVGLWLEEINLGSYRQIFKENGVNGEYLEGMSMFTTEQILRFIRRCHMKWGDFITLLACLKGEQKVRRPWWAPSCLSIVFVKVAKRNRQSRVVSLKLEP is encoded by the exons GATGTTGGTTTGTGGTTGGAAGAGATAAATCTGGGTAGCTACCGCCAGATTTTCAAGGAAAATGGTGTCAATGGAGAATATCTGGAGGGTATGTCCATGTTCACAACTGAACAGATTCTACGGTTTATAAGGCGATGTCACATGAAATGGGGAGACTTCATTACACTGT TGGCTTGCCTAAAAGGAGAGCAAAAAGTGCGCAGGCCATGGTGGGCTCCGTCCTGCCTCTCTATAGTCTTTGTTAAGGTGGCAAAACGCAACAGACAGTCGAGAGTTGTTTCCTTGAAGCTGGAACCCTGA